In Chaetodon trifascialis isolate fChaTrf1 chromosome 2, fChaTrf1.hap1, whole genome shotgun sequence, one DNA window encodes the following:
- the cp110 gene encoding uncharacterized protein cp110, with the protein MEDYDKFVQHRLSLLRKSEEEHHKPSPASSLILFYGRPILPPLLSGEQREDMQRHRDAAQKAAVHRKMKGDPRMAFVQTILHSVQLRKTPTLEELLQESEITTKSSYSHNASGESVSQSNFSIGSKDRLLLSPPPERKQKDGVSLPLLTSTTQSAFFASNLTPQQSYQEGCLIDQHCNQQGSQPSFLNSVSHQSVSSGYVTYENVENTTNISGSVDAGRESHGIGSHEGAYNTGGFFLHSTSNTIAKMPDIISHPPIDGEELERSGLESSFRNDFIVEEDVCCSSLQEGSIICDHLPVMKSENSHLDRAECEGNLPVTTVVDLDIDHSLDRTEGPVSSSENSHISGTPESPQILGTRCCPTAELHIQHYPTETEPAGIHIDEAEPSKEPYRLSLQALLKKSQEYRRRQRMLRNQAKNTKIQERTQEQRRERAEEHSLSDKENNEFPYKGTVTAEGKKTKERRGTLIPSVETSPKKSWEKEKMIESDFFGKKANFKSENTHLTGHGNSKEMTNVEEEATLKNNKLNISQEVITEPKQISAFPQQQDTSSETLPAQEPFYLTNCLTGFHQGEGKCYTIPAPKFCRSPVHCKSKGSLQDEEAADGAKTSKRTGLVNTGLNEDHKVEEVNLQHQNAHTAVPSVNVMVQGDVTSVSAKSSQHIDQLESNLSGLKVLISDLESTLAENLGNHSQTESNTQSEFSLEDVKHSDEIKNEQHMQLHQSDCDYGEDDEDRSDAEQDQKYKEWPRRQSFDNFKNMDEDTRPEPHIGPLIVHGKETEAVDLTELRSVKPLATERAEEKGTCNEGLPSSYGQHGGCRKQQPPAKCIFSLAQQLRIPDIFRNVPSETTAPHNVSVLSDTSSCPVERRDETAVEGHDFTHLPSLNQSYDVDAPSGLWFLEGSGVSLGSKGHLVQEKHLTPESGGEGQGGVSKVKRRLLMHVMEETRERRTDASRGARSAVRPNSSTPRAAVRQYEGHGSQKDKQEQLKETHAAQVRALQEEQRRQQEELLQALAVRYRLLQSVSFPCSMSSSRFGDTLTFSTPSQPFSILSERYRPLLLAAVKGFLTRRLLKTEKVAQLVRTIRDTQQFLRALQQQSPGRGERCSRQDLLLQERVTLQLRAARYEVSDIFFSLSARERMQLISWDRELAQERELRRRSGLTGRPRGKSSLSAATKKSLERKRGMMIQKKAAGRHRGVVTVAGHITGLSAKQLQEPKRGQFGANPQRVPKSTYSSRPR; encoded by the exons ATGGAGGACTACGACAAGTTTGTGCAGCATCGTCTCTCCCTTTTGAGGAAAAGTGAGGAGGAACACCACAAACCTTCACCTGCatcctctctcatcctcttctATGGACGACCCATCCTTCCTCCCCTG CTCTcaggggagcagagggaggacatGCAGCGCCACAGAGATGCAGCGCAGAAAGCTGCTGTCCACAGAAAGATGAAGGGTGACCCAAGAATGGCCTTCGTGCAAACTATCCTACACAGTGTTCAG CTGAGGAAGACGCCAACACTGGAGGAGTTGCTTCAAGAATCTGAGATTACCACAAAATCTTCATATTCCCACAACGCCAGTGGTGAATCAGTGTCGCAGAGCAATTTTTCCATAGGATCAAAAGATAGGCTCTTGCTCTCACCACCACCTGAAAGGAAACAGAAGGATggtgtttctcttcctctcctgacATCAACCACACAGAGTGCCTTTTTCGCCTCTAACTTGACACCTCAGCAAAGTTACCAGGAAGGATGCCTCATTGATCAACATTGCAACCAACAGGGGTCACAGCCAAGTTTCCTTAATAGTGTGAGTCACCAGTCAGTATCCTCAGGTTACGTGACCTATGAGAATGTTGAAAACACCACCAATATCTCTGGGAGTGTTGATGCTGGGAGAGAGAGCCATGGCATTGGCTCCCACGAAGGAGCTTATAATACAGGTGGCTTTTTCCTTCACAGCACCTCAAACACAATCGCAAAGATGCCAGACATTATCAGCCACCCTCCCATAGATGGAGAGGAATTGGAGAGGAGTGGACTGGAATCATCCTTTAGGAATGACTTTATAGTAGAGGAAGACGTCTGTTGCTCTTCACTCCAGGAGGGCTCTATCATATGTGACCACTTACCAGtaatgaaatctgaaaacagTCACTTGGACAGGGCAGAGTGTGAAGGTAACCTTCCCGTTACTACAGTAGTTGACCTTGACATAGATCACAGTTTGGACAGAACTGAAGGGCCAGTCTCTTCATCagaaaacagtcacatttcagGCACTCCAGAGTCCCCACAGATATTGGGCACCCGTTGCTGTCCAACAGCAGAGCTGCATATTCAGCACTACCCCACAGAAACAGAACCAGCAGGCATCCATATAGATGAAGCAGAGCCATCTAAGGAGCCTTATCGCCTGAGCCTCCAGGCCCTGCTGAAGAAATCTCAGGAGTATCGGCGGCGCCAGCGGATGCTTAGGAACCAAgccaaaaacactaaaatccaGGAGAGGACCCAAGAACAGCGAAGAGAAAGGGCGGAGGAGCACAGCCTCTCTGATAAGGAGAATAACGAGTTCCCTTACAAGGGCACTGTGACTGCAGAGGGGAAGAAAactaaagagaggagaggcacttTAATCCCGTCTGTGGAAACGTCTCCAAAGAAATCCTgggaaaaagagaagatgatTGAGAGTGATTTTTTTGGGAAAAAGGCAAACtttaaatctgaaaacacacatttaacagGACATGGGAATAGTAAGGAAATGACTAATGTTGAGGAAGAAGCtactttgaaaaataataagCTGAACATTTCACAAGAGGTCATAACAGAGCCGAAACAAATCAGCGCCTTTCCCCAGCAGCAAGACACGTCGAGTGAAACCTTGCCTGCTCAGGAACCTTTTTACTTGACCAACTGTCTCACAGGTTTTCATCAAGGCGAAGGTAAATGTTACACTATCCCTGCCCCTAAATTCTGTAGGAGTCCTGTTCACTGCAAAAGCAAAGGCAGTCTGCAAGATGAAGAAGCTGCTGATGGGGCCAAGACCTCAAAGAGGACAGGTTTGGTCAATACAGGTTTAAATGAAGACCATAAGGTTGAAGAAGTTAACCTGCAACATCAAAACGCTCACACAGCAGTTCCTTCTGTGAATGTCATGGTTCAAGGTGATGTAACAAGCGTTTCAGCCAAGAGTTCACAGCACATAGATCAGCTTGAGTCCAACCTGTCCGGTCTCAAAGTACTGATATCAGATCTGGAGTCCACACTGGCAGAAAACTTGGGGAATCACAGCCAAACTGAGAGCAACACGCAAAGTGAGTTCAGTTTGGAAGATGTCAAGCACTCTGACgagattaaaaatgaacaacatATGCAGCTTCATCAAAGTGACTGTGACTATggggaggatgatgaggatcGCAGTGATGCAGAGCAAGACCAAAAGTACAAAGAGTGGCCGAGAAGACAATCATTCGACAATTTCAAGAACATGGATGAAGATACAAGACCTGAACCACACATCGGTCCTCTCATAGTGCATGGGAAAGAAACTGAGGCAGTTGACTTAACTGAACTCAGGTCAGTCAAACCTTTAGCCacggagagagcagaggaaaaggggaCATGTAATGAAGGACTTCCAAGCAGTTATGGACAGCATGGCGGCTGTAGAAAGCAGCAGCCCCCAGCTAAATGTATCTTCTCGTTAGCACAGCAGCTGCGAATTCCCGACATATTCAGAAATGTTCCATCTGAAACCACAGCTCCACATAACGTCTCAGTGCTTTCAGATACCAGTAGCTGTCCAGTGGAAAGGAGGGATGAGACAGCTGTAGAGGGTCATGACTTTACCCACCTGCCATCGCTCAACCAGTCATATGATGTGGACGCACCGTCTGGTCTGTGGTTCCTCGAAGGGTCAGGGGTCAGTTTGGGCTCCAAAGGTCATCTTGTTCAGGAGAAACATCTGACCCCAGAGAGTGGGGGTGAAGGTCAGGGCGGGGTATCCAAGGTCAAACGGAGACTGCTCATGCACGTGATGGAGGAGACACGGGAAAGGAGAACAGATGCCAGCAGAGGAGCAAGATCAGCAGTCAGACCCAACTCCAGCACTCCCAGAG CTGCAGTGCGGCAATATGAAGGCCATGGCAGTCAAAAAGACAAGCAGGAACAGCTGAAAGAGACCCATGCTGCTCAGGTCAGAGCCCTGCAAGAGGAGCAAAGGAGGCAACAGGAAGaactgctgcag gcGTTGGCAGTGCGTTACCGTCTCCTCCAGAGCGTGTCCTTCCCTTGCTCCATGTCAAGCTCACGTTTTGGGGACACGTTGACCTTTTCTACACCCTCTCAG ccttTCAGCATACTGTCAGAGCGCTACCGCCCCCTGCTGTTAGCAGCTGTCAAAGGTTTTTTGACTCGCAGGCTGCTGAAGACTGAGAAAGTGGCGCAGCTGGTGCGCACCATCAGG gacacacagcagTTCCTGCGggccctccagcagcagagcccTGGCAGAGGAGAGCGCTGTAGCAGACAGGACCTTTTGTTGCAAGAGAGAGTCACTCTGCAG CTGCGCGCAGCACGTTACGAGGTCAGCGACATATTCTTCAGCCTGTCAGCCAGAGAGAGGATGCAGCTGATCAGCTGGGATAGAGAGCTGGCCCAGGAGAGAGAGCTCAGACGACGG agTGGACTCACAGGCCGACCCAGAGGAAAGAGTTCTCTGTCAGCTGCAACAAAGAAATcgctggagagaaagagaggaatgaT gATCCAGAAAAAGGCGGCAGGAAGGCACAGGGGAGTTGTGACGGTGGCTGGACACATCACTGGACTCTCTGCCAAGCAGCTGCAGGAACCCAAACGAGGACAGTTCGGAGCAAATCCTCAGAGGGTCCCCAAGAGCACTTACTCCTCTAGACCCCGATGA
- the mafgb gene encoding v-maf avian musculoaponeurotic fibrosarcoma oncogene homolog Gb isoform X1: MLTPQCSSSSFSFGVSSLVQVCSEEQGSCGMTTTNKGNKALKVKREPGENGTSLTDEELVTMSVRELNQHLRGLSKEEILQLKQRRRTLKNRGYAASCRVKRVTQKEELEKQKAQLQQEVDKLANENASMRVELDALRSKYEALQTFARTVARSPNVGVGVRGGGGGGGGGVPSSVIGPLIPGKVATATSVITIVKSKTDARS, translated from the exons ATGCTCACACCACAGTGCTCCAGCAGTAGCTTTTCATTTGGTGTGTCTTCACTGGTCCAG GTCTGTTCAGAAGAGCAAGGCTCTTGTGGCATGACGACGACTaacaaaggaaataaagccTTGAAG GTGAAGCGTGAGCCGGGGGAGAATGGCACCAGCCTCACAGATGAGGAGCTGGTGACCATGTCGGTGCGGGAGCTGAACCAGCACCTCCGAGGGCTCTCCAAAGAAGAGatcctgcagctgaaacaacGGCGGCGCACCTTGAAGAACCGGGGCTACGCCGCCAGCTGCCGGGTGAAGCGGGTCACCcagaaggaggagctggagaagcagaaggcccagctgcagcaggaggtggacAAACTGGCCAATGAGAATGCTTCGATGCGCGTTGAGCTGGACGCTCTGAGGTCTAAGTACGAGGCATTACAGACGTTTGCCAGGACCGTGGCACGGAGCCCCAATGTCGGGGTTGGGGTtcggggtggagggggaggaggagggggaggggtgcCATCATCAGTCATTGGTCCACTCATACCGGGGAAGGTGGCAACAGCAACGAGCGTGATCACAATAGTGAAATCAAAAACAGATGCACGGTCTTGA
- the mafgb gene encoding v-maf avian musculoaponeurotic fibrosarcoma oncogene homolog Gb isoform X2, whose protein sequence is MTTTNKGNKALKVKREPGENGTSLTDEELVTMSVRELNQHLRGLSKEEILQLKQRRRTLKNRGYAASCRVKRVTQKEELEKQKAQLQQEVDKLANENASMRVELDALRSKYEALQTFARTVARSPNVGVGVRGGGGGGGGGVPSSVIGPLIPGKVATATSVITIVKSKTDARS, encoded by the exons ATGACGACGACTaacaaaggaaataaagccTTGAAG GTGAAGCGTGAGCCGGGGGAGAATGGCACCAGCCTCACAGATGAGGAGCTGGTGACCATGTCGGTGCGGGAGCTGAACCAGCACCTCCGAGGGCTCTCCAAAGAAGAGatcctgcagctgaaacaacGGCGGCGCACCTTGAAGAACCGGGGCTACGCCGCCAGCTGCCGGGTGAAGCGGGTCACCcagaaggaggagctggagaagcagaaggcccagctgcagcaggaggtggacAAACTGGCCAATGAGAATGCTTCGATGCGCGTTGAGCTGGACGCTCTGAGGTCTAAGTACGAGGCATTACAGACGTTTGCCAGGACCGTGGCACGGAGCCCCAATGTCGGGGTTGGGGTtcggggtggagggggaggaggagggggaggggtgcCATCATCAGTCATTGGTCCACTCATACCGGGGAAGGTGGCAACAGCAACGAGCGTGATCACAATAGTGAAATCAAAAACAGATGCACGGTCTTGA